The proteins below are encoded in one region of Amycolatopsis magusensis:
- a CDS encoding ABC transporter ATP-binding protein, whose amino-acid sequence MLPKPSQPSPPAQPSLLATVLPRLRPYRRRIAVLLVLQLCQTVTTLLLPTFNALIIDYGVVRGDVGYIWTTGVMMAVIAVAQIAAAIAAALLGARIAAAVGRDLRSSVFRRVLDFSAREVGRFGTPSLITRTVNDVQQVQNLVLTTFDVAVIAPIMAVGGLVLAFNQDLPLGFVMIGLIVAVGVAIVLMLARMGPVYSAMQRCIDLINRLLRERIAGVRVVRAFVRDRREHERFGEANEEMYGHSLRVGRLMAAIPAVVIIVLNVFTVGLVWLAGWRIDNGTLQLGAMTALLGYLGLIVMSVVMLTMVFTSAPRAIVSAGRIQEVIDTEVSVIVPAHPVRAAGRGRLELRNAEFGYPGAEQPVLRGINLVAEPGEKVAIVGGTGSGKTTLLNLALRLFDVTGGAVLVNGVDVREQDEDALTRTVGFVPQKAFLFSGTVASNLRYGRPDATDDELWHALEVVQAKEFVAEMDGGLEASISQGGTNVSGGQRQRLAIARTLLRRPDIYLLDDCFSALDHRTEAALRANLEPELAEATVLLVTQRASSVDRADRVVVLDKGRVAT is encoded by the coding sequence GTGCTGCCCAAGCCGTCCCAGCCGTCCCCACCGGCCCAGCCGTCCCTGCTGGCCACCGTCCTGCCCCGGCTGCGGCCCTACCGCCGCCGGATCGCCGTCCTGCTCGTGCTGCAGCTGTGCCAGACGGTGACCACCCTGCTGCTGCCCACCTTCAACGCGCTGATCATCGACTACGGCGTGGTCCGCGGGGACGTGGGTTACATCTGGACCACCGGGGTGATGATGGCCGTGATCGCGGTGGCGCAGATCGCCGCCGCCATCGCCGCCGCGTTGCTCGGCGCCAGGATCGCCGCCGCGGTCGGCCGTGACCTCCGCTCCTCGGTTTTCCGCCGGGTGCTCGACTTCTCCGCCCGCGAGGTGGGCCGGTTCGGCACGCCCTCGCTGATCACCCGCACGGTCAACGACGTGCAGCAGGTGCAGAACCTGGTGCTGACCACCTTCGACGTCGCGGTGATCGCGCCGATCATGGCCGTCGGCGGGCTGGTGCTGGCGTTCAACCAGGACCTGCCGCTGGGGTTCGTGATGATCGGCCTGATCGTCGCCGTCGGCGTGGCCATCGTGCTGATGCTGGCCAGGATGGGCCCGGTGTACTCGGCCATGCAGCGCTGCATCGACCTGATCAACCGGCTGCTGCGCGAACGCATCGCCGGGGTGCGCGTGGTCCGCGCGTTCGTCCGCGACCGCCGTGAGCACGAGCGCTTCGGCGAGGCGAACGAGGAGATGTACGGCCATTCCCTGCGGGTGGGCCGGTTGATGGCGGCCATCCCGGCCGTGGTGATCATCGTGCTGAACGTGTTCACCGTCGGCCTGGTCTGGCTGGCTGGCTGGCGCATCGACAACGGCACGCTGCAACTCGGCGCGATGACCGCGCTCCTGGGCTACCTCGGGCTGATCGTGATGTCGGTGGTGATGCTGACCATGGTGTTCACCAGCGCGCCCCGCGCGATCGTCTCCGCCGGGCGCATCCAGGAGGTCATCGACACCGAGGTCAGCGTGATCGTCCCAGCGCACCCGGTCCGGGCGGCCGGGCGCGGGCGGCTCGAACTGCGGAACGCCGAATTCGGTTACCCCGGCGCGGAACAACCCGTGCTGCGCGGGATCAACCTGGTCGCCGAACCCGGCGAAAAGGTGGCGATCGTCGGCGGGACCGGCAGCGGCAAGACCACGCTGCTGAACCTGGCGCTGCGCCTGTTCGACGTCACCGGCGGGGCCGTGCTGGTCAACGGGGTCGACGTGCGCGAGCAGGACGAGGACGCGCTCACCCGGACCGTCGGATTCGTGCCGCAGAAAGCTTTCCTGTTCTCCGGCACGGTCGCGAGCAACCTGCGCTACGGCCGTCCCGACGCCACCGACGACGAACTCTGGCACGCGCTGGAAGTGGTGCAGGCCAAGGAGTTCGTCGCCGAAATGGACGGCGGGCTGGAGGCGTCGATCTCGCAGGGCGGCACCAACGTCTCCGGAGGCCAGCGGCAACGGCTCGCCATCGCGCGGACCCTGTTGCGGCGCCCCGACATCTACCTGCTCGACGACTGCTTCTCCGCGCTCGACCACCGCACCGAAGCGGCGTTGCGCGCGAACCTCGAACCCGAACTCGCGGAGGCGACCGTGTTGCTGGTGACCCAGCGCGCCAGCAGTGTGGACCGCGCGGATCGCGTGGTGGTGCTCGACAAGGGCCGGGTCGCGACGTGA
- a CDS encoding GDP-mannose 4,6-dehydratase — translation MSRRALITGITGQDGSYLAEYLLSQGYQVWGLIRGQANPRKSRVSRLVADLSFVDGDLMDQGSLVSAVDKVQPDEVYNLGAISFVPMSWQQAELVTEVNGMGVLRVLEAIRMVSGLNSSQRVDVGKQIRFYQASSSEMFGKVAETPQKETTSFHPRSPYGVAKAYGHFITKNYRESFGMYAVSGMLFNHESPRRGSEFVTRKITLAVAKIKLGLQEKLELGNLDAVRDWGFAGDYVRAMHLMLQQDEPGDYVVGTGEMHSVRDAVRIAFDHVGLDWRDHVVINPALVRPAEVEILCADTTRVKAALGWEPEVDFPELMRMMVDSDLEQALREHEYADLLHAANW, via the coding sequence ATGTCCAGGCGAGCTTTGATCACCGGGATCACCGGGCAGGACGGGTCCTACCTGGCCGAGTACCTGCTGAGCCAGGGATACCAGGTCTGGGGCCTGATCCGCGGGCAGGCCAATCCGCGCAAGTCGCGGGTCAGCCGCCTGGTGGCTGATCTGTCCTTTGTCGACGGAGACCTGATGGACCAGGGCAGCCTGGTCTCCGCGGTGGACAAGGTGCAGCCGGATGAGGTGTACAACCTCGGCGCCATCTCCTTCGTGCCGATGTCCTGGCAGCAGGCCGAACTGGTCACCGAGGTCAACGGCATGGGCGTGCTGCGCGTGCTGGAGGCCATCCGGATGGTCAGCGGACTGAACAGCTCGCAGCGGGTGGACGTGGGCAAGCAGATCCGCTTCTACCAGGCGTCCTCTTCGGAGATGTTCGGCAAGGTCGCCGAAACCCCGCAGAAGGAGACCACCAGCTTCCACCCGCGCAGCCCGTACGGCGTGGCGAAGGCCTACGGGCACTTCATCACCAAGAACTACCGCGAGTCCTTCGGCATGTACGCGGTGTCGGGCATGCTGTTCAACCACGAATCCCCGCGCCGCGGCTCGGAGTTCGTCACCCGCAAGATCACCCTCGCCGTCGCGAAGATCAAGCTGGGCCTGCAGGAGAAGCTCGAGCTGGGCAACCTGGACGCGGTGCGCGACTGGGGTTTCGCCGGTGACTACGTGCGCGCGATGCACCTGATGCTGCAGCAGGACGAGCCGGGCGACTACGTGGTCGGCACCGGGGAGATGCACTCGGTGCGCGACGCCGTGCGGATCGCCTTCGACCACGTCGGCCTGGACTGGCGCGACCACGTGGTGATCAACCCGGCGCTGGTGCGCCCGGCCGAGGTGGAGATCCTTTGCGCCGACACCACCCGGGTCAAGGCCGCGCTCGGCTGGGAGCCCGAAGTGGACTTCCCCGAACTGATGCGCATGATGGTCGATTCCGACCTCGAGCAGGCGTTGCGCGAGCACGAGTACGCCGACCTGCTCCACGCCGCCAACTGGTGA